From a single Sebastes umbrosus isolate fSebUmb1 chromosome 17, fSebUmb1.pri, whole genome shotgun sequence genomic region:
- the xrra1 gene encoding X-ray radiation resistance-associated protein 1 yields MSASYKFDDGQRNPTKCFPPRTLLSRRKEGAGHWLVAYRKAEEQKYKKVHRRIKETNKECENNMVAGSPRCNTLDGHFLLQLHCVDKPSEVCSVDISEQELDSVKPEDLKVFDNVAYIDASINSLSLGSFSSFVSLRELNLSLNGLCNMTFHAADFPYLEVLDLSYNSLSADDIVSIGRLPHLKVLHLTGNQLHHLPPDLSSSNHDPTQQPATEEDTQFKALEVLMLDDNKLTSGAFNSLANLKRLKCLNLQGNRISEIPYLQLAGCSNPRQTSIEEQTEEEGPAHTETNPNTVENVKRISQENCEEENCKRSTFPLPELQFLNLADNKIAEEEALMAATLFPMLREIDIHSNPLTTKRSGDPPLLTHYLQERLGITIKRKKTQQVVKRPLKVSADPKWKFVEERIPKVSKKPLLMDAPCPAQTQVEKSEVNFKRTSESEDSGDDTIQENTERFFVTQVTDVPEYEFDLQVDERETAEHKDDAIPERLMDAKPNPDVVEPIGIQTAVRMLEHKLKNLNVYRDSKPKLDSIQMPYREREKRELPPLKPMKQPTDRVDEMIKEMKERTTISKVPLSNAIHGTGVSKQEHKEALSLLRDMETRHKMVHKRTMEQAASIESDRNTSRNRAEPPPMQRPSSA; encoded by the exons atgagtgCATCCTATAAATTTGATGATGGACAGAGAAACCCTACCAAATGTTTCCCACCCAGGACATTACTCAGTCGAAGGAAAGAAG GTGCTGGTCATTGGCTCGTGGCTTATAgaaaggcagaggagcagaaataCAAGAAAGTGCATAGAAGAATAAAAGAGACTAATAAAGAATGTGAGAACAACATGGTGGCTGGTTCTCCTCGTTGTAACACATTAGATGGGCATTTCCTG CTCCAGTTGCATTGTGTTGATAAGCCGTCTGAGGTCTGCTCTGTTGACATCAGTGAGCAGGAACTGGATTCT GTAAAGCCAGAAGACCTCAAGGTGTTTGACAATGTAGCATACATCGATGCATCTATTAACTCCCTCTCTTTAG ggtCTTTTAGCAGTTTTGTGTCTTTAAGAGAACTCAATCTGTCATTAAACGGGCTTTGCAACATGACGTTTCATGCTGCTGACTTCCCTTATCTTGAG gttttGGATTTGTCCTACAACAGTTTGTCAGCTGATGATATTGTTTCCATCGGTCGGCTTCCACATCTAAAAGTCCTTCATCTGACTGGAAATCAGCttcatcatcttcctcctgATCTAAGTTCCTCCAACCATGACCCCACTCAACA GCCGGCTACAGAAGAAGACACACAGTTTAAAGCTCTTGAAGTCCTGATGCTTGACGATAACAAACTGACCTCTGGAGCCTTCAACAGTCTTGCAAACCTTAAGAG GCTAAAGTGTTTAAACCTGCAGGGGAACCGCATTTCTGAAATACCGTATTTGCAACTCGCGGGCTGCTCCAACCCTCGGCAGACTTCTATTGAAGAGCAAACTGAAGAAGAGGGACCTG CCCACACTGAGACAAATCCTAACACCGTTGAAAATGTCAAGAGAATCTCACAG GAAAACTGTGAGGAGGAGAACTGCAAAAGATCCACTTTCCCACTACCGGAGCTTCAGTTCCTCAATTTAGCCGACAACAAG ATAGCAGAGGAGGAAGCGCTGATGGCTGCCACTCTTTTCCCGATGCTTCGAGAAATTGACATTCACTCCAACCCTCTGACCACAAAGAGAAGTG GAGACCCTCCCTTACTGACCCATTACCTCCAAGAGAGACTGGGGATTACGATAAAGCGTAAGAAGACACAACAGGTGGTGAAGCGTCCACTGAAGGTGTCCGCTGATCCTAAATGGAAG TTTGTGGAAGAAAGAATCCCAAAGGTGTCAAAGAAGCCATTGTTGATGGATGCGCCCTGTCCTGCTCAAACTCAGGTTGAGAAAAGTGAGGTGAATTTTAAGAGAACATCAGAATCTGAGGATAGCGGAGACGACACCATCCAAGAAAATACAGAGCGCTTCTTTGTTACTCAG GTAACAGATGTTCCTGAATATGAGTTCGATCTTCAAGTTGATGAGAGAGAAACTGCAGAACACAAGGACGATGCCATTCCTGAAAGATTGATGGATGCAAAACCAAATCCTGATGTGGTGGAGCCTATCG GAATTCAAACCGCTGTTCGGATGCTGGAACACAAACTGAAGAATCTCAATGTTTACAGAGACTCCAAACCAAAGCTTGATAGCATCCAGATGCCgtacagagaaagagagaaaagg GAACTTCCACCTTTGAAGCCAATGAAGCAGCCAACTGATAGGGTTGATGAAATGATCAAGGAAATGAAGGAGAGAACAACGATCAGCAAAGTGCCCTTAA GCAACGCCATACACGGTACAGGTGTTAGCAAGCAAGAGCATAAGGAAGCTCTGTCTCTGCTGAGGGACATGGAGACAAGGCACAAGATGGTCCATAAGAGAACAATGGAACAAGCAGCCAGCATCGAGTCTGATAGAAACACCAGCCGAAACAGAGCTGAACCTCCACCTATGCAGAGGCCCTCAAGTGCTTAG
- the LOC119475595 gene encoding sialidase-3-like has protein sequence MGNTPSKSGSGEEPAKTTLFEKEPSGITYRIPALIYLRHSHTFLAFAEKRSSPCDHDAKILVMRRGTLKDDGSVQWSSSQELSTACLPNHRTMNPCPVYEKNSKTLFLIFICIWGNTTEFRQVITGKNKTRLCCVSSSNDGHTWSQARDLTESVIGETIHKWATFAVGPGHGVQLENGRLIIPAYAYYVPYRCCSFPIPLTVYPRALSVYSEDFGQTWHIGKMLQKKSCECEMAEIIDHEGRSHLYCNARNTGGHRCEALSENSGVYFDKPHIAPELVEPPRGCQGSVIGFPAPEFVPNDDAESKACGTSLLSPDTQTWLLFIHPTNKSSRRDMGVYLNRSPLHSSGWDRPRIIHSGPSGYSDLAYNGDKDQFSCLMECGKESELEQIAFMSFTLNDVMQTGSKKDKKMR, from the exons ATGGGAAACACACCATCAAAGAGTGGCAGCGGAGAGGAACCGGCCAAAACAACTTTGTTTGAAAAGGAGCCAAGTGGGATAACATACAGGATCCCTGCTCTCATTTATCTGAGGCACAGTCACACCTTCCTCGCCTTTGCAGAGAAAAGATCCTCGCCCTGTgaccatgatgccaaaatccTTGTTATGAGAAGAGGAACGTTGAAAGATGATGGATCTGTCCAG TGGTCGTCCAGTCAGGAGCTGTCGACAGCATGTCTACCAAACCACCGCACTATGAATCCTTGCCCTGTGtatgaaaaaaacagcaaaaccctgtttttaattttcatctGCATCTGGGGAAACACCACAGAGTTCAGGCAGGTCATCACAGGTAAGAACAAGACACGCCTTTGCTGTGTGAGCAGCAGCAACGACGGGCACACCTGGAGCCAAGCGAGAGACTTAACGGAAAGTGTGATCGGTGAAACTATCCATAAGTGGGCCACGTTCGCCGTGGGTCCGGGCCACGGCGTTCAGCTGGAGAACGGCAGATTGATCATCCCGGCGTACGCCTATTACGTCCCTTACAGATGCTGTTCCTTCCCCATTCCTTTGACGGTCTACCCACGTGCGCTGTCGGTATACAGCGAGGACTTTGGCCAGACGTGGCACATAGGGAAGATGCTTCAGAAAAAGTCATGTGAGTGTGAAATGGCAGAGATCATAGACCACGAGGGCAGGAGTCACCTTTACTGCAACGCTCGTAACACTGGAGGCCACAGGTGTGAGGCCCTGAGTGAAAACAGCGGTGTGTATTTTGACAAACCCCACATTGCTCCAGAGCTGGTGGAACCACCTAGAGGCTGTCAAGGCAGCGTCATTGGCTTCCCCGCTCCTGAATTTGTCCCCAACGACGACGCCGAAAGCAAAGCTTGTGGCACGTCGCTCTTGTCTCCGGACACACAGACCTGGCTCCTCTTCATCCACCCAACCAACAAGTCTAGCAGAAGAGACATGGGCGTGTATTTGAACCGATCCCCCCTGCACTCATCAGGGTGGGACCGGCCCAGGATCATCCACAGCGGGCCCAGCGGCTACTCCGACCTGGCTTACAACGGAGACAAGGATCAGTTCTCCTGCCTGATGGAGTGCGGCAAAGAAAGTGAACTTGAGCAGATTGCGTTCATGTCCTTTACCCTTAATGATGTCATGCAGACAGGCAGCAAGAAAGACAAGAAGATGCGCTGA